From one Streptomyces mobaraensis genomic stretch:
- a CDS encoding alpha/beta hydrolase fold domain-containing protein, protein MTARPPHPPTLEPAAAAFAAATARPPFLYQLPPAEGRRAVDEAQSGPPPVEPPAVDEEWVTVPGGPTGEVRVRIVRPAGVSGTLPVVLYLHGAGWVFGNARTHDRLVRELAVGAGAAVVFPEYALSPEHRYPVAVEQNWTVARWIVEEGAGRGLDAERLAVAGDSVGGNMSAALTLMAKERGGVPLRYQVLFYPVTDASFDTGSYHRFAEGCFLRRDGMRWFWDQYTTDPEQRARITASPLRATTGQLAGLPPALVVTAEADVLRDEGEAYAEKLRAAGVPVTAVRFLGTIHDFVMLDAPSALILYSTLAAAPTLDEAGRRVSTRHFLRELNRFGLTSAIDAAGGFQNFPDDYATVTDLARSGELSLRIAYHLFPQTAGQELADLRRWVETVRPGDGDEWLRLNGAGENLTWSAADFENFAEPVGAGRRLRVPPRPRRPRPGRRRGRPGPLVRRPRPAAAGVARVVGGRRRGRRDRLRPRRPRPAAPPPGSCRPGPGGAVTDRKWQVRGALRTSPGPIGVRPSPETEAPGKGDAPPTDRPLP, encoded by the coding sequence ATGACCGCCCGTCCCCCGCACCCGCCCACGCTCGAACCCGCCGCCGCCGCGTTCGCCGCCGCCACCGCGCGCCCGCCGTTCCTCTACCAACTGCCGCCCGCCGAAGGCCGTCGTGCCGTCGACGAGGCGCAGTCCGGGCCCCCGCCCGTCGAGCCGCCCGCCGTGGACGAGGAGTGGGTCACGGTCCCCGGTGGGCCGACGGGCGAGGTCAGGGTGCGGATCGTCCGGCCCGCCGGTGTCTCCGGGACGCTGCCGGTGGTGCTCTATCTGCACGGCGCGGGCTGGGTGTTCGGGAACGCCCGGACCCATGACCGGCTCGTGCGGGAGCTGGCCGTCGGCGCGGGCGCCGCCGTCGTCTTCCCCGAGTACGCGCTGTCGCCCGAGCACCGCTATCCCGTCGCCGTCGAGCAGAACTGGACGGTGGCCCGCTGGATCGTCGAGGAGGGTGCGGGCAGGGGGCTCGACGCGGAACGGCTCGCGGTCGCGGGGGACTCCGTCGGCGGCAACATGAGCGCCGCCCTGACCCTGATGGCCAAGGAACGCGGCGGGGTGCCGCTCCGCTACCAGGTGCTCTTCTATCCCGTCACCGACGCCTCGTTCGACACCGGCTCGTACCACCGGTTCGCCGAGGGCTGCTTCCTGCGCCGCGACGGCATGCGATGGTTCTGGGACCAGTACACCACCGACCCGGAGCAGCGGGCGCGGATCACCGCCTCGCCGCTGCGCGCCACCACCGGGCAGCTCGCCGGTCTGCCGCCGGCGCTCGTCGTCACCGCCGAGGCGGACGTGCTGCGGGACGAGGGCGAGGCGTACGCGGAGAAGCTGCGGGCCGCGGGGGTTCCGGTGACCGCCGTACGTTTCCTGGGCACGATCCACGACTTCGTCATGCTCGACGCGCCCAGCGCCCTGATCCTCTACTCGACGCTGGCCGCCGCGCCCACCCTCGACGAGGCCGGACGGCGCGTCTCCACCCGGCACTTCCTCCGGGAGCTGAACCGGTTCGGGCTGACGTCCGCCATCGACGCGGCGGGCGGCTTCCAGAACTTCCCGGACGACTACGCCACCGTCACCGACCTGGCCCGCTCCGGCGAACTCTCCCTCCGCATCGCCTACCACCTCTTCCCGCAGACCGCCGGGCAGGAGCTCGCCGACCTCCGCCGCTGGGTGGAGACGGTGCGGCCGGGCGACGGCGACGAGTGGCTCCGCCTCAACGGCGCCGGTGAGAACCTCACCTGGTCCGCCGCCGACTTCGAGAACTTCGCCGAGCCTGTGGGTGCAGGACGACGGTTACGAGTACCCCCTCGTCCTCGTCGTCCTCGCCCTGGCCGTCGCCGTGGCCGGCCCGGGCCGCTGGTCCGTCGACCACGCCCTGCGGCTGCCGGCGTGGCCCGCGTTGTGGGCGGCCGCCGCCGTGGCCGCCGGGACCGCCTCCGGCCTCGCCGTCCGCGCCCTGCCGCACCGCCGCCCGGCTCCTGCCGGCCCGGGCCCGGCGGGGCGGTAACGGACAGGAAGTGGCAGGTGAGGGGGGCACTGCGTACGTCACCCGGCCCCATCGGCGTACGCCCGTCCCCTGAAACGGAGGCGCCGGGAAAAGGAGATGCGCCCCCCACGGACCGTCCGTTACCGTGA
- a CDS encoding ABC-F family ATP-binding cassette domain-containing protein: MMTVRGVELRAGARLLLSGISFTVSPGDRVGLVGRNGAGKTTLLTALAGRARPAAGSVTTTGPVGFLAQDSRAADPDLTVTDRILSARGLDRALRALREAEAAMTAAPGPAALERAMRAYARAEAAFQAGGGYAAEAEAARVAAGLGLPDEVLHRPVGTLSGGQRRRVELARILFAGHDGTLLLDEPTNHLDADSVVWLREFLRSHRGGLVVISHDTGLLTAVVNRVFHLDPGRATIDVHNTGWTTYLAQREADERRRARERANAERKAAALHAQADRMKARSATAVMARSMSRRADRMLAELEPARRTEKTARIRLPEPEPCGRVPLGAISLTKSYGGRPVLDGVDLAVDRGSRLVVLGLNGAGKTTLLRVLAGEVAPDAGRVVHGHGLRLGYFAQEHDTLDPAHTVVRHLATAAPHLTDGERRGVLGAFLFTGDDADKPVGVLSGGEKTRLALAGLVHSGANVLLLDEPTNNLDPASRAEVLSAVGSYPGAVVMVTHDEGAIDALRPDRVLLLPDADEDLWSEEYRELVALS, translated from the coding sequence ATGATGACCGTCCGCGGTGTCGAGCTGCGCGCGGGTGCGCGGCTGTTGCTGTCCGGCATCTCCTTCACCGTCTCCCCCGGCGACCGCGTCGGCCTGGTCGGCCGCAACGGCGCGGGGAAGACCACCCTGCTGACCGCCCTGGCGGGCCGGGCACGCCCCGCCGCCGGGAGCGTGACCACCACCGGCCCGGTCGGGTTCCTCGCCCAGGACTCCCGGGCCGCCGATCCCGACTTGACCGTGACCGACCGGATCCTGTCCGCGCGCGGCCTCGACCGTGCCCTGCGCGCGCTGCGGGAGGCCGAGGCCGCCATGACCGCGGCCCCCGGGCCCGCCGCGCTGGAGCGGGCGATGCGGGCGTACGCCCGTGCCGAGGCGGCCTTCCAGGCCGGCGGCGGGTACGCGGCCGAGGCGGAGGCCGCCCGGGTGGCGGCCGGGCTCGGCCTGCCCGACGAGGTGCTGCACCGGCCGGTCGGCACCCTGTCGGGCGGGCAGCGGCGCCGCGTCGAGCTGGCCCGCATCCTGTTCGCCGGCCACGACGGCACCCTGCTGCTCGACGAGCCGACCAACCACCTCGACGCCGACTCGGTCGTTTGGCTGCGCGAGTTCCTCCGGAGCCACCGGGGCGGCCTCGTGGTGATCAGCCACGACACCGGTCTGCTGACCGCCGTCGTCAACCGCGTGTTCCACCTGGACCCCGGCCGGGCGACGATCGACGTCCACAACACCGGCTGGACGACGTACCTGGCCCAGCGGGAGGCCGACGAGCGGCGCCGCGCCCGGGAGCGGGCGAACGCCGAGCGGAAGGCCGCCGCCCTGCACGCGCAGGCGGACCGGATGAAGGCCCGGTCGGCCACCGCCGTCATGGCCCGGAGCATGAGCCGGCGGGCCGACCGCATGCTCGCCGAGCTGGAGCCGGCCCGGCGGACGGAGAAGACCGCCCGGATCCGGCTGCCCGAACCGGAGCCGTGCGGCCGGGTGCCGCTCGGCGCGATCAGCCTGACCAAGTCCTACGGCGGCCGTCCCGTCCTCGACGGGGTGGACCTCGCCGTGGACCGGGGCAGCCGCCTGGTGGTCCTCGGGCTCAACGGCGCGGGCAAAACGACGCTGTTGCGCGTCCTGGCCGGCGAGGTGGCCCCGGACGCGGGCCGGGTCGTGCACGGGCACGGGCTGCGGCTGGGCTACTTCGCCCAGGAGCACGACACCCTCGACCCCGCCCACACGGTCGTCCGGCACCTCGCGACCGCCGCGCCGCACCTGACGGACGGCGAACGGCGGGGCGTGCTCGGGGCGTTCCTGTTCACCGGGGACGATGCGGACAAGCCCGTCGGCGTGCTGTCCGGCGGCGAGAAGACGCGCCTGGCGCTGGCCGGGCTGGTCCACTCCGGCGCCAACGTGCTGCTGCTGGACGAGCCCACCAACAACCTCGACCCCGCCTCCCGCGCCGAGGTCCTGTCCGCCGTCGGCTCCTACCCCGGCGCGGTCGTCATGGTGACCCACGACGAGGGCGCCATCGACGCCCTCCGCCCCGACCGCGTCCTGCTGCTGCCGGACGCGGACGAGGACCTGTGGAGCGAGGAGTACCGGGAGCTGGTCGCGCTGTCCTGA
- a CDS encoding class I SAM-dependent methyltransferase, giving the protein MTADPRARSFDTAAAQYASSRPAYPPPLLDAVEVLSGRRLAGARVADVGAGTGIATALLCARGAEVVAVEPGAAMARRCREALPRVPVVRGDGNALPLAGSSLDLVTYAQSWQWTDPGRSVPEALRVLRPGGALAVWWNTTAFDVPWIRAQRERIARATRGTEQPAHPVRPGDADAVRLAGLTGLRVARRLLRWSRTVPLDVHLANIGSRSAFLVLDEGRRRAFFADERAVLRADFPDEVVEETYVVDVLVALRP; this is encoded by the coding sequence ATGACCGCCGATCCCCGCGCCCGGTCGTTCGACACGGCCGCCGCCCAGTACGCGTCCTCCCGGCCTGCGTATCCGCCCCCGCTCCTGGACGCCGTCGAGGTACTCTCCGGACGCCGCCTCGCCGGCGCCCGCGTCGCCGACGTCGGCGCGGGTACGGGCATCGCCACCGCGCTGCTGTGCGCGCGGGGCGCCGAGGTGGTGGCCGTCGAGCCCGGGGCGGCCATGGCCCGCCGGTGCCGGGAGGCGCTGCCCCGGGTGCCGGTCGTGCGGGGTGACGGCAACGCGCTGCCGCTGGCCGGCTCCTCCCTCGACCTCGTCACGTACGCGCAGTCCTGGCAGTGGACCGATCCGGGCCGGTCCGTCCCCGAGGCGCTGCGCGTCCTGCGTCCGGGCGGTGCGCTGGCGGTCTGGTGGAACACCACGGCCTTCGACGTGCCGTGGATCCGTGCGCAGCGGGAGCGCATCGCGCGTGCCACGCGCGGGACGGAGCAGCCGGCTCATCCTGTCCGGCCCGGTGACGCGGACGCCGTCCGGTTGGCCGGGTTGACCGGGTTGCGGGTCGCACGGCGTCTCCTGCGCTGGAGTCGCACGGTGCCTCTCGACGTCCACCTGGCCAACATCGGCAGCCGGTCGGCGTTCCTCGTCCTGGACGAGGGCCGCCGGCGGGCGTTCTTCGCGGACGAACGGGCCGTGCTGCGCGCGGACTTTCCCGACGAGGTGGTCGAGGAGACGTACGTCGTCGACGTGCTGGTGGCTCTTCGTCCGTGA